A stretch of Cytophagales bacterium DNA encodes these proteins:
- the rpoB gene encoding DNA-directed RNA polymerase subunit beta, which yields MANVVTTNRINFSSIKSVIDYPDFLDVQLKSFVDFFQLDTPAENRETEGLYKVFKENFPITDSRENFVLEFIDYTVDPPKYSVEECIERGLTYSVPLKAKLRLLCNDEDNEDFETIEQEVFLGNIPYMTAKGSFVINGAERVIVSQLHRSPGVFFAQSKHTNGTLLYSARIIPFKGSWIEFATDVNNVMYAYIDRKKKFPITTLLRSIGYGSDKDILDLFGLSEEIEAKESELKAIVGRRLAARVLRTWTEDFVDEDTGEVVSIDRNEVVLERDSIISEDDIVTILDSGSKSVILHRKDVNITDYSIIYNTLQKDNSNSEKEAVEQIYRQLRNTEAPDEQTARDIIQSLFFSDKRYDLGEVGRYRINKKLGLDVQFDKRVLTTEDIILIVKYLIGLINSKAVVDDIDHLSNRRVRTVGEQLYSQFGVGLARMARTIRERMNVRDNEDFKPVDLINARTLSSVINSFFGTNQLSQFMDQTNPLAEVTHKRRMSALGPGGLSRERAGFEVRDVHYTHYGRLCTIETPEGPNIGLISSLCVHAKVNPMGFIETPYREVDQKTGVVDMSGNVKYLTAEEEDTYNIAQANAPLKDSGEFVNDKIKARFEGDFPVVGPTDLKYMDVAPNQIVSVAASMIPFLEHDDANRALMGSNMQRQAVPLLRPQAPIVGTGLEQRVALDSRTLVVAEGDGEIVYVDADQVTVKYEQTPDQELISFHDDMVTYEFIKFRRTNQDTCINLRPIVRKGQKVVKGEPLSEGFATEKGELALGRNLQVAYMPWQGYNFEDAIVISEKVVREDIFTSIHIDEYELEVRDTKRGEEELTSEIPNVSEEAVKNLDENGIIRIGAEIKEGDILIGKITPKGESDPTPEEKLLRAIFGDKAGDVKDASLKASPSLRGVVIDTKLFARPKKDKDLRARSKKEVEILKSTYSKQLLEVRGQMISKMTALLEGKTCQGIKHKFGEEVMSKGVKFSRNNIEQNLFPPKNIYRDESTYNVPEEANLISDLSIDSWVDDSEVTEGGSKTNDQVLALIKKFIGKRNEIAGNFKRERFTLEVGDELPAGIVKLAKVYIAKKRKLKVGDKMAGRHGNKGVVAKIVREEDMPFMEDGTPMDIVLNPLGVPSRMNIGQIYETVLAWAGLKLGRKYATPIFDGASEEDVQSELREAGLPSFGRTYLYDGLTGDMFDQPVTVGIAYMLKLGHLVDDKMHARSIGPYSLITQQPLGGKAQFGGQRFGEMEVWALEAFGAAHVLQEILTIKSDDVIGRAKAYEAIVKGENMHKPNIPESFNVLVHELRGLALEITLD from the coding sequence TTGGCTAACGTTGTAACAACCAATCGGATCAATTTCTCATCTATAAAATCCGTTATAGATTACCCTGATTTCCTAGATGTACAACTTAAGTCGTTTGTCGACTTCTTTCAGTTGGATACTCCGGCTGAAAATCGTGAGACAGAAGGACTTTATAAAGTATTTAAGGAAAATTTCCCCATCACGGACTCCAGAGAAAACTTCGTCCTTGAATTCATTGATTATACAGTGGATCCGCCTAAATACTCTGTGGAAGAGTGTATTGAGCGGGGGCTTACTTATTCTGTGCCTCTGAAAGCAAAGCTGCGACTGCTTTGTAATGATGAGGACAATGAAGATTTTGAAACCATCGAGCAGGAAGTGTTCCTTGGTAATATTCCTTACATGACTGCTAAGGGATCTTTCGTAATCAATGGAGCGGAACGAGTGATCGTTTCACAGCTACACAGATCTCCGGGAGTATTCTTTGCTCAGAGCAAGCACACCAATGGTACGCTGCTCTATTCAGCACGGATCATTCCTTTCAAAGGGTCATGGATCGAATTTGCGACAGACGTGAACAACGTCATGTACGCGTACATCGATCGTAAGAAAAAATTCCCGATCACTACCCTGCTTCGTTCAATCGGATACGGTTCAGATAAAGATATTCTAGATCTGTTTGGCCTTTCTGAGGAAATTGAAGCCAAAGAATCTGAACTGAAAGCCATTGTCGGAAGACGATTGGCTGCAAGGGTTTTGAGAACCTGGACAGAGGATTTTGTGGATGAAGATACTGGTGAGGTAGTTTCTATTGACAGGAATGAAGTAGTTCTTGAGCGGGATTCTATCATTTCTGAGGATGACATTGTGACCATCCTTGATTCAGGATCTAAATCTGTTATCCTGCACAGAAAAGATGTGAACATCACTGATTACTCAATCATCTACAACACCCTTCAGAAGGATAACTCCAACTCTGAAAAAGAAGCGGTTGAGCAGATTTATCGACAGTTGAGAAACACAGAGGCACCTGATGAGCAGACTGCCCGTGACATCATCCAAAGCTTGTTCTTCAGTGATAAGCGATATGACCTGGGTGAAGTTGGTCGATACAGAATCAATAAAAAATTAGGACTGGATGTTCAGTTCGACAAGAGAGTGCTTACTACTGAGGACATCATCCTCATTGTGAAGTATCTGATTGGATTGATCAACAGTAAAGCAGTGGTTGATGATATTGACCACTTGAGTAACCGACGTGTACGTACTGTAGGTGAACAGCTTTATTCTCAGTTCGGTGTTGGTCTGGCCAGAATGGCAAGAACGATCCGGGAGAGAATGAACGTTCGTGACAATGAAGACTTCAAACCAGTTGACCTGATCAACGCAAGAACTTTGTCTTCTGTGATCAACTCCTTCTTTGGTACCAACCAGCTGTCTCAGTTCATGGATCAAACTAATCCACTGGCAGAGGTAACGCACAAAAGAAGAATGTCTGCCTTAGGGCCTGGTGGTCTTTCCAGAGAAAGAGCCGGTTTCGAGGTTCGTGACGTTCACTACACGCACTACGGTCGACTTTGTACGATTGAGACGCCAGAAGGTCCAAACATTGGTCTGATTTCTTCTCTTTGTGTGCATGCGAAAGTGAACCCTATGGGATTCATTGAGACACCTTATAGAGAAGTTGATCAGAAAACTGGAGTAGTAGACATGTCAGGAAATGTAAAATACCTGACCGCTGAAGAAGAAGATACATACAACATCGCCCAGGCAAATGCGCCTTTGAAAGACAGTGGAGAATTTGTAAACGATAAGATCAAAGCAAGATTCGAAGGTGATTTCCCTGTGGTAGGACCAACGGATCTTAAATACATGGATGTTGCGCCAAACCAGATTGTATCTGTAGCGGCATCTATGATCCCATTCCTGGAGCACGATGATGCAAACCGGGCCTTGATGGGATCGAACATGCAGCGCCAGGCGGTACCGTTGTTACGTCCTCAGGCACCAATTGTAGGTACTGGACTAGAGCAGCGGGTTGCTTTGGATTCAAGAACACTGGTTGTGGCTGAAGGCGATGGCGAGATTGTTTATGTAGATGCGGATCAAGTTACCGTGAAGTATGAACAGACGCCAGATCAGGAGTTGATCTCATTCCACGATGACATGGTGACTTACGAGTTCATCAAATTCCGTAGAACTAACCAGGACACTTGCATCAACCTGAGACCAATTGTAAGAAAAGGTCAAAAGGTTGTTAAAGGAGAGCCACTTTCAGAAGGATTTGCGACTGAAAAAGGCGAATTGGCACTCGGTCGTAACCTGCAAGTGGCTTACATGCCATGGCAAGGGTACAACTTCGAGGATGCGATTGTAATCTCTGAGAAAGTGGTTCGAGAGGATATTTTTACTTCCATTCACATCGATGAGTATGAACTGGAAGTACGAGATACCAAACGAGGTGAAGAAGAATTGACTTCAGAGATTCCTAACGTAAGTGAGGAAGCGGTGAAGAACCTCGACGAGAACGGAATCATCCGAATCGGAGCAGAGATCAAGGAAGGTGATATTTTGATCGGTAAGATCACTCCAAAAGGAGAATCTGATCCTACACCTGAAGAGAAACTGTTGAGAGCGATCTTCGGTGATAAAGCAGGTGACGTAAAAGATGCTTCTTTGAAAGCTTCTCCTTCACTAAGAGGAGTAGTAATCGATACCAAGTTGTTCGCTCGTCCTAAGAAAGACAAAGACTTGAGAGCTCGATCTAAGAAAGAGGTAGAGATCCTGAAGAGTACTTATAGCAAGCAATTGTTGGAAGTAAGAGGGCAGATGATCAGCAAGATGACTGCTCTGTTGGAAGGAAAGACCTGTCAGGGGATCAAGCACAAGTTCGGTGAGGAGGTAATGTCGAAAGGCGTTAAGTTCTCCAGAAATAATATCGAGCAGAACCTGTTCCCTCCGAAGAACATCTATAGAGATGAGAGTACTTACAACGTACCTGAAGAGGCGAACTTGATCAGTGACCTGAGCATTGATAGCTGGGTTGATGATTCAGAAGTGACCGAAGGAGGTTCCAAGACCAATGATCAGGTATTAGCCCTTATTAAGAAATTCATTGGTAAACGAAACGAAATTGCTGGAAACTTCAAGCGTGAGCGATTCACACTGGAAGTAGGAGATGAGTTGCCTGCAGGTATCGTGAAACTGGCCAAAGTATACATCGCTAAGAAGCGTAAGCTGAAAGTAGGTGATAAGATGGCGGGTCGTCACGGTAACAAAGGTGTGGTTGCCAAGATCGTAAGAGAGGAAGATATGCCTTTCATGGAAGATGGAACTCCGATGGATATCGTACTGAACCCACTGGGTGTACCTTCGAGGATGAACATCGGACAGATCTACGAAACTGTATTGGCATGGGCAGGATTGAAGTTGGGTAGAAAATACGCTACTCCGATCTTCGATGGTGCTTCCGAAGAAGATGTACAAAGCGAATTGAGAGAGGCTGGATTGCCATCTTTCGGACGTACGTACCTCTACGATGGTTTGACAGGAGATATGTTTGACCAGCCAGTAACGGTAGGTATCGCGTACATGCTGAAACTAGGTCACCTGGTAGATGATAAGATGCACGCAAGGAGTATCGGACCTTACTCGCTTATTACGCAGCAGCCTCTTGGAGGTAAAGCGCAATTCGGGGGTCAGCGTTTCGGGGAGATGGAAGTATGGGCACTGGAAGCATTTGGTGCGGCACACGTCCTTCAGGAGATCCTTACCATCAAGTCGGATGACGTGATCGGTAGAGCGAAGGCCTATGAGGCAATTGTTAAAGGTGAGAACATGCACAAGCCGAACATTCCTGAATCATTCAATGTACTGGTTCATGAATTGAGAGGTTTGGCCCTTGAAATCACCCTTGACTAA
- the rplL gene encoding 50S ribosomal protein L7/L12, with amino-acid sequence MADLKEFAEQLVNLSVKDVNELANILKEDYGIEPAAAAAPVMVAGAGGEGGGDAAEEKTEFDVILKAAGASKLAVVKLVKELSGLGLKDAKELVDGAPKPVKEGVAKDEAEAIKKQLEEAGAEVELS; translated from the coding sequence ATGGCGGATTTAAAAGAATTTGCAGAACAGCTTGTTAACCTTAGTGTTAAGGACGTAAACGAGCTTGCTAACATCCTAAAAGAGGATTATGGTATCGAGCCTGCTGCTGCAGCTGCTCCTGTTATGGTAGCTGGTGCTGGTGGAGAAGGTGGCGGAGACGCTGCTGAAGAGAAGACTGAATTCGATGTAATCTTGAAAGCTGCTGGAGCTTCTAAGCTTGCTGTTGTTAAGCTTGTGAAAGAACTTTCAGGACTTGGTTTGAAAGATGCCAAAGAATTGGTAGATGGTGCGCCTAAGCCTGTTAAAGAAGGTGTAGCGAAAGATGAAGCTGAGGCCATTAAAAAGCAGCTTGAAGAAGCTGGCGCTGAAGTCGAATTATCTTAA
- the rplJ gene encoding 50S ribosomal protein L10 translates to MTREEKAQIIAELTDKLNENSHFYITDTSGLTVAEVNKFRGMCFKEGVEYRIVKNTLIQKALENLEADYTEMYDVLKGTSGIMFSVENGKAPAKIIKDFKKGDPEQRPAFKAASIDTDIFLGEDQLEALTKIKSKQELIGDVLTLLQSPAKNVIAALQSGEQKIAGIVKTLSEKE, encoded by the coding sequence ATGACAAGAGAAGAGAAAGCACAGATCATTGCTGAGCTGACGGACAAGCTCAACGAGAATAGCCACTTCTACATTACTGATACGTCAGGGTTGACTGTGGCTGAAGTAAATAAATTTCGAGGAATGTGTTTCAAAGAAGGTGTAGAATACCGGATTGTAAAGAACACATTGATTCAAAAAGCGCTGGAAAATCTCGAGGCGGATTATACAGAGATGTATGACGTCTTGAAAGGAACTTCCGGGATCATGTTCTCCGTGGAGAACGGAAAAGCTCCTGCGAAGATCATCAAGGATTTCAAAAAAGGAGATCCTGAACAGCGCCCTGCGTTTAAGGCTGCTTCCATAGATACAGATATATTTTTAGGAGAAGACCAACTTGAAGCACTTACTAAGATCAAATCTAAGCAAGAGCTCATTGGAGACGTCCTTACCTTATTGCAATCCCCTGCTAAGAATGTTATCGCTGCACTTCAGAGCGGTGAGCAGAAGATAGCGGGTATTGTTAAAACACTTTCAGAAAAAGAATAA
- the rplA gene encoding 50S ribosomal protein L1, with protein sequence MGKLTKNQKAALERYDPTKEYSIEEAAKIVKDITFTKFDASVDIDVRLGVDPRKADQMVRGVVSLPHGIGKDVTVLVLCTPDKEEEAKAAGADHVGLDDFISKIEGGWTDIDVIITMPTVMAKVGKLGRVLGPRGLMPNPKSGTVTMDIAKAVKEVKAGKIDFKVDKFGIIHTSIGKASFDADKLKENALEMINTINKLKPSSAKGTYFKSIHLSSTMSTGVSIDKASVPGA encoded by the coding sequence ATGGGTAAGTTAACCAAGAATCAAAAAGCGGCTTTAGAAAGATACGATCCTACCAAGGAGTATTCTATAGAAGAAGCTGCCAAGATCGTAAAAGACATTACGTTCACCAAATTTGATGCATCAGTAGACATTGATGTCAGATTAGGTGTGGATCCAAGAAAAGCGGACCAAATGGTTCGTGGAGTAGTATCTCTGCCTCATGGTATTGGTAAAGATGTGACCGTACTTGTGCTTTGTACGCCTGACAAGGAAGAAGAAGCAAAAGCTGCCGGAGCAGATCATGTTGGACTAGATGACTTCATCAGTAAGATCGAAGGTGGCTGGACTGACATTGACGTGATCATCACCATGCCAACTGTAATGGCGAAAGTAGGTAAACTGGGACGAGTATTGGGACCAAGAGGCTTGATGCCTAACCCTAAGTCCGGAACAGTGACCATGGACATTGCGAAAGCAGTAAAAGAGGTGAAGGCCGGTAAGATCGATTTCAAAGTAGATAAGTTTGGAATTATCCACACCAGCATTGGTAAAGCATCTTTCGATGCTGATAAGTTGAAGGAAAATGCATTGGAGATGATCAACACCATCAACAAGCTCAAGCCTTCTTCTGCGAAAGGAACGTATTTCAAATCAATTCACTTGTCCTCTACCATGAGTACTGGTGTGTCAATCGATAAAGCTAGTGTCCCTGGCGCATAA
- the rplK gene encoding 50S ribosomal protein L11 has protein sequence MAKEISGYLKLQVRGGAANPSPPVGPALGAKGLNIMEFCKQFNARTQEKQGQLLPVLITIYADKSFDFVIKTPPAAVMIMESIKLKKGSPEPNRNKVGSISWDQIKEIAEVKMPDLNAFEVESAMRMVAGTARSMGVKVSGTAPWS, from the coding sequence ATGGCAAAGGAAATATCCGGTTATCTGAAATTGCAAGTAAGGGGTGGAGCCGCAAATCCATCACCACCGGTAGGCCCGGCGTTGGGAGCGAAAGGTCTCAACATCATGGAATTCTGCAAGCAATTTAATGCGCGTACGCAGGAAAAGCAAGGCCAGTTGTTACCGGTTTTGATTACTATTTATGCAGACAAGTCTTTTGACTTTGTTATCAAGACCCCTCCTGCAGCAGTAATGATCATGGAGTCCATTAAGTTGAAGAAAGGTTCACCCGAGCCTAACCGAAACAAGGTTGGATCAATCTCCTGGGATCAGATCAAAGAGATCGCTGAAGTAAAAATGCCTGATTTGAATGCATTTGAAGTAGAGTCAGCGATGAGAATGGTAGCTGGTACTGCCAGAAGTATGGGGGTTAAAGTTTCAGGTACAGCTCCTTGGAGCTAA
- the nusG gene encoding transcription termination/antitermination protein NusG, with protein MAEYKWYVVRAVSGQEKKVKTYLENEISRRKMEEAIPQVLIPSEKVYEMRNGKKRVRERNFFPGYILVSADLTIGESQHVITEIPGVIGFLGAGGMGASKDPVPLRQNEVNRILGKVDEIEEYEEKLDTPFIVGESVKVMDGPFSGFTGTVEEVFEDRKKLNVTVKIFGRNTPVELNYIQVEKQD; from the coding sequence ATGGCTGAATATAAGTGGTACGTCGTTCGAGCAGTAAGCGGACAAGAAAAAAAGGTAAAGACTTACCTTGAAAATGAGATTTCCAGAAGAAAGATGGAGGAAGCCATTCCTCAGGTTCTGATCCCTTCAGAGAAGGTTTATGAAATGAGAAATGGTAAGAAAAGAGTTCGAGAAAGAAACTTCTTTCCCGGATATATTCTTGTTTCTGCCGATTTGACAATTGGAGAATCTCAACATGTAATCACTGAAATACCTGGGGTAATAGGCTTCCTGGGTGCCGGGGGCATGGGTGCTTCCAAAGATCCGGTACCGCTGCGCCAGAATGAGGTGAACCGAATACTTGGAAAAGTCGATGAGATCGAAGAGTATGAGGAGAAATTGGATACTCCTTTTATAGTAGGGGAATCTGTCAAAGTAATGGATGGACCATTCAGTGGGTTCACAGGTACGGTGGAAGAGGTGTTTGAAGATCGCAAGAAGCTTAATGTTACGGTTAAGATTTTTGGAAGGAATACACCTGTTGAGCTCAATTATATTCAAGTAGAAAAACAGGATTAA
- the secE gene encoding preprotein translocase subunit SecE: MSKLVEFVKDSYQEMISKVSWPKYSDLQNSSILVLVASIIFALFIGAIDYGFDNLLTWFYDEF; the protein is encoded by the coding sequence ATGTCGAAGTTAGTAGAGTTCGTAAAAGATTCCTACCAGGAAATGATAAGCAAAGTGTCCTGGCCAAAATACTCTGATCTGCAGAACAGTTCAATTTTGGTGTTGGTTGCTTCAATTATCTTTGCCCTATTTATAGGAGCGATCGATTACGGTTTCGACAATTTGCTTACGTGGTTCTACGACGAGTTCTAA
- the tuf gene encoding elongation factor Tu yields the protein MAKETFDRSKPHVNIGTIGHVDHGKTTLTAAISSVLAGKGLAEQKDFSAIDNAPEEKERGITINTSHIEYQTDARHYAHVDCPGHADYVKNMVTGAAQMDGAIIVVAATDGPMPQTREHILLSRQVGVPALVVFMNKVDLVDDEELLELVEMEIRELLSDYDFPGDDIPVIQGSALGALNGEAEWVTKVEELMNAVDEYIPLPERLIDKDFLMPVEDVFSITGRGTVATGRIERGVINSGDAVDIIGMGAEDLKSTVTGVEMFRKILDRGEAGDNVGLLLRGIEKSEIRRGMIICKPGSVTPHAHFKAEVYVLSKEEGGRHTPFFNKYRPQFYLRTTDVTGEIVLPDTIEMVMPGDNVTIEVKLINPVALEKGLRFAIREGGRTVGSGQVTEILD from the coding sequence ATGGCAAAAGAAACCTTTGATCGTTCCAAACCACACGTAAATATCGGTACTATTGGTCACGTAGATCACGGAAAAACTACGTTGACTGCTGCTATTTCTTCAGTACTTGCGGGCAAAGGCCTTGCAGAGCAAAAAGACTTCTCTGCGATTGATAATGCTCCGGAAGAAAAAGAAAGAGGTATCACCATTAACACTTCTCACATTGAGTACCAAACTGACGCTAGACACTACGCTCACGTAGATTGTCCTGGTCACGCGGATTATGTGAAGAATATGGTTACTGGAGCGGCGCAAATGGACGGTGCGATCATCGTTGTAGCTGCGACTGACGGTCCTATGCCTCAAACTAGAGAGCACATCCTGCTTTCTCGTCAGGTAGGTGTACCTGCACTTGTAGTATTCATGAACAAAGTTGACCTTGTTGATGACGAAGAGCTTTTGGAACTTGTTGAAATGGAAATCAGAGAATTGCTTTCTGATTACGATTTCCCAGGTGATGACATTCCTGTTATTCAGGGTTCTGCTCTTGGCGCATTGAACGGCGAAGCTGAGTGGGTAACTAAAGTAGAAGAATTGATGAATGCTGTGGATGAGTACATTCCTCTTCCTGAGCGATTGATCGACAAAGACTTCTTAATGCCTGTTGAAGACGTATTCTCTATCACTGGTCGAGGTACTGTTGCAACTGGTAGAATCGAAAGAGGTGTAATCAACTCTGGAGACGCTGTTGACATCATCGGTATGGGAGCAGAAGATCTTAAGTCTACTGTAACTGGTGTTGAGATGTTCAGAAAGATTTTGGACAGAGGTGAAGCAGGCGATAACGTAGGTCTGTTGTTGAGAGGTATTGAGAAGTCTGAGATCAGAAGAGGTATGATTATCTGTAAGCCTGGTTCAGTAACTCCTCACGCTCACTTCAAAGCAGAGGTTTATGTGCTTTCAAAAGAAGAAGGTGGACGTCATACTCCATTTTTCAATAAATACCGTCCTCAGTTCTACTTGAGAACAACTGACGTAACTGGAGAGATTGTTCTTCCTGATACTATTGAGATGGTAATGCCTGGTGATAACGTCACAATTGAAGTGAAGTTGATCAACCCTGTAGCCCTTGAAAAAGGATTGCGATTTGCGATCAGAGAGGGTGGTAGAACCGTAGGTTCTGGTCAGGTTACCGAGATTCTTGACTAA
- a CDS encoding acetyl-CoA carboxylase biotin carboxyl carrier protein subunit — protein MSELLNNIDPNMSYSYTINEKNYTVDLQAKNAKIFESDQSVELLSLEGNHAVVSNGNQTFEIWVVEEQPGYRILNIDGVEIKIEKRERLADLFEKIGYQEDAKSSISEIKAPMPGTIVDILVKEGQDIEANDPILILEAMKMENIIRATSAATVTEIVATPGSVVQKNDTLIKF, from the coding sequence TTGTCCGAGCTACTCAATAATATTGATCCAAACATGTCTTATTCCTATACCATCAACGAAAAAAATTATACCGTCGATCTTCAGGCAAAAAATGCCAAAATCTTCGAATCTGATCAATCTGTGGAGTTATTGTCTCTCGAAGGCAATCATGCGGTGGTCTCAAACGGGAATCAAACCTTCGAAATATGGGTAGTCGAAGAACAACCCGGCTACCGAATATTAAATATTGATGGTGTTGAAATAAAAATTGAAAAACGTGAAAGATTGGCCGATCTATTTGAAAAAATCGGCTATCAGGAAGATGCCAAGAGCAGTATTTCAGAAATTAAGGCACCAATGCCCGGAACAATTGTGGATATCCTGGTGAAAGAAGGACAAGATATCGAAGCGAATGATCCTATATTAATATTGGAAGCCATGAAAATGGAAAACATCATTAGAGCTACTTCGGCAGCAACTGTTACTGAGATTGTGGCTACACCTGGAAGTGTGGTCCAAAAGAATGACACTTTGATCAAATTCTGA
- the pyrH gene encoding UMP kinase has protein sequence MKYKRLLLKLSGEALMGDQQFGIDPNRLEQYSQEIKKVHDKGVELAIVIGGGNIFRGVQAESAGIDRVQGDYMGMLATVINAMALQSSLEKNGMYTRLMSGIEMEKVCEPFIRRRAIRHLEKGRIVIFGAGLGNPYFTTDSTASLRAIEIEAEVVLKGTRVDGVYTADPEKDPKATKYDNISFDEVYQKELNVMDMTAFTLCKENDLPIIIFDMNRPGNLDRLIEGEKIGTLIK, from the coding sequence ATGAAATATAAAAGACTACTACTGAAGCTTAGCGGCGAGGCCTTGATGGGCGATCAGCAATTTGGAATTGACCCGAATCGGCTGGAACAATATTCACAGGAAATCAAAAAAGTCCACGATAAAGGAGTAGAACTTGCCATCGTTATCGGAGGTGGCAATATATTTAGAGGGGTTCAGGCCGAAAGTGCCGGGATCGACCGGGTACAGGGTGACTACATGGGCATGCTGGCCACCGTAATAAATGCCATGGCACTACAAAGCTCGCTGGAAAAAAACGGCATGTATACACGGTTAATGAGTGGTATTGAAATGGAAAAGGTTTGCGAACCTTTCATTCGCAGAAGAGCCATCAGACACCTGGAGAAAGGTCGGATCGTCATCTTTGGTGCGGGATTGGGTAATCCTTACTTCACGACAGACTCGACAGCAAGTTTGAGAGCCATAGAAATAGAAGCAGAAGTGGTACTGAAAGGTACACGCGTCGATGGTGTATATACTGCAGACCCGGAAAAAGATCCGAAGGCCACAAAATATGATAACATTTCTTTCGACGAAGTATACCAGAAAGAATTGAACGTGATGGACATGACGGCTTTTACGCTTTGCAAGGAAAATGATCTGCCCATCATCATTTTCGATATGAATCGCCCTGGCAATCTGGATCGACTGATTGAGGGTGAGAAAATTGGTACATTAATCAAATAA
- the frr gene encoding ribosome recycling factor gives MEEIDFYLEHAQESMDKSVSHMVVELGKIRAGKASPNMLDSLSVDYYGNSTPINQVATVNTPDARTISIKPWEKNMIQEIEKAIINSDLGFNPQNDGELIRINIPALTEERRKALVKQAKAEAENGKISVRNARKDTNDSLKKLLKDGASEDMIKDAEDEVQKMTDAHVKKIDDILSQKEEDIMTI, from the coding sequence ATGGAAGAAATAGATTTTTATCTGGAACATGCTCAGGAATCCATGGATAAGTCCGTGTCTCACATGGTCGTAGAATTAGGAAAGATCCGGGCAGGTAAGGCAAGTCCAAATATGCTGGACAGCTTATCCGTTGATTATTACGGTAATTCTACCCCGATCAACCAGGTAGCCACGGTCAACACGCCTGACGCAAGGACCATTTCCATCAAGCCCTGGGAAAAGAACATGATCCAGGAAATTGAAAAAGCGATCATCAACAGTGATTTAGGATTCAACCCTCAGAACGATGGCGAACTGATCCGGATCAATATCCCTGCTTTGACAGAGGAAAGACGCAAAGCACTGGTAAAGCAGGCTAAGGCAGAAGCGGAAAATGGCAAAATCAGTGTTCGAAACGCTCGAAAGGACACCAATGACTCCTTGAAGAAGTTATTAAAAGATGGAGCTTCCGAAGATATGATCAAAGACGCTGAAGATGAAGTGCAAAAGATGACGGATGCACATGTCAAGAAAATAGATGATATTCTATCTCAGAAGGAAGAAGATATCATGACGATCTAA
- a CDS encoding FISUMP domain-containing protein: MNAFKKLSLVLTGLMLSFQSFSQAEYTFTDGTFTDSRDGQTYKTISFKLDKGGGVFVERTWFAENLNYNVKGSYCYNDEPAYCEKFGRLYNYKEAIAGCPEGWHLPTIDEWVHLFDHFGGRHHAGEVLIEGGGSNMHMLYGGFGEPGHIFKDITISGNWWDSERKGGEAAGIITLEKDSGEIFHEVIGDYHRLSSRCVKFHAD; encoded by the coding sequence ATGAACGCCTTCAAGAAATTATCGCTGGTTTTAACGGGATTGATGTTGTCTTTTCAATCATTTAGCCAGGCTGAGTACACTTTTACGGACGGGACATTCACAGACTCCAGGGATGGTCAAACCTACAAGACCATCAGTTTCAAGCTTGACAAAGGTGGTGGAGTATTCGTTGAGCGAACCTGGTTTGCTGAAAACCTGAATTATAATGTCAAGGGTTCTTATTGCTACAATGATGAGCCTGCGTATTGTGAAAAATTTGGTCGGCTGTACAACTACAAAGAGGCCATAGCGGGTTGTCCGGAAGGATGGCATTTACCTACCATCGATGAATGGGTGCATTTATTCGATCATTTTGGGGGCAGACATCATGCAGGAGAAGTCCTCATAGAGGGCGGCGGAAGCAACATGCACATGCTGTACGGAGGCTTTGGCGAACCTGGCCATATTTTCAAAGACATTACGATCAGTGGCAACTGGTGGGACTCTGAAAGAAAAGGAGGGGAGGCCGCAGGGATCATTACGCTCGAGAAAGATTCTGGGGAAATCTTCCATGAAGTGATCGGAGATTATCACCGACTGAGCAGTCGCTGCGTCAAATTCCACGCGGATTAA